A DNA window from Porites lutea chromosome 6, jaPorLute2.1, whole genome shotgun sequence contains the following coding sequences:
- the LOC140941501 gene encoding growth factor receptor-bound protein 2-like, whose product MEAEAKYRFAASQEDELSFEKATIVNVLDMDSDKNWYKAEQGNREGWIPNTYITMRAHNWFHGKITRRQAEEALLQLQFEGAFLIRESESSPGDFSLSVRSGDKVQHFKIFKDEEKKYYLWIRKFPSLNQLVEYHKTNSVSKTQHILLNEVEFRDEMVQALFSFTAQDDDEVSFNAGDWITVLDKTNENWWKGQVHGCVGIFPRNYVSSPALNKT is encoded by the exons ATGGAGGCTGAAGCTAAGTATCGCTTTGCTGCGTCTCAAGAAGACGAACTGTCCTTTGAAAAGGCCACCATCGTAAAT gtgTTAGATATGGATTCTGACAAGAACTGGTACAAAGCAGAACAAGGCAATCGAGAAGGATGGATACCAAATACATATATTACCATGAGGGCGCACAA TTGGTTCCATGGCAAAATAACGAGAAGACAAGCTGAAGAAGCCCTTTTACAGCTTCAGTTTGAAGGGGCATTTCTTATCCGAGAGAGTGAAAGTTCTCCAG GAGACTTTTCCCTTTCAGTCAG GAGTGGCGACAAAGTGCAACACTTTAAGATCTTCAAAGATGAGGAGAAAAAGTACTACTTGTGGATCAGAAAGTTTCCATCTTTGAACCAGCTGGTGGAGTATCACAAAACAAACTCTGTCAGTAAAACACAGCACATACTTCTGAATGAAGTGGAGTTTAGA GATGAAATGGTGCAGGCATTGTTTTCCTTCACCGCTCAAGATGATGACGAGGTGAGCTTCAATGCTGGAGACTGGATCACAGTGCTggataaaacaaatgaaaactggtGGAAGGGGCAAGTTCATGGCTGCGTTGGAATCTTTCCTAGAAACTACGTGTCCTCTCCGGCACTTAACAAGACttaa
- the LOC140941206 gene encoding uncharacterized protein: MARLYLLLWILFSVLIAFSSCRTPCSRIFFQNINEETMPYKIIEGVFTKENINHKNFPVYRRENDNLLFYYYISNEGKKYLAFGLNLKDYFGVAAAVYSAVDPVSWLSSGSLDRSDVFGGLIYKWMFFNTRDKTNYYVTVSSSSPMIKAVCVDEDFRECNSDRLYLNDNFTDGRGNVVNDLTRDYFFRKQGVFRNLRPLYQHSRQTWYLQYTADGFWVVTERYSPSNSNDNVLMKTKDFALRPEYISKTWSVHYNGWRYMPKLRVLCRGVNSMSNTCLSKPCDSKSTCIYTSGNETLCLCPSGYTGVTCSSNKQCPTPYPLSGTELNFAYPGKRPGDLGFSFCSGSYPSVRFAVCVESKYSVNSYWSRQGSACRIGNTGSTSSPWTPWNPPTTERSWTPWKPPTPGARHINFDDNPVIVPVVLTSAALLELLLPFIIYCCAMCKKKGKEDREEQEDQRRLQEVGGELERRLEQVARAGSQEELDRGVQDYQQTVQEYQLENEDKELSRKRGLYRNASLWRIISMHLFFSFYLWIVYLVGCEISQCTQYGRIFVYLKTFAIVMLCISSVYIFIESIFSHELDYLRNIMQDETAWGYIQKMHQVAPRIGMVVECYHFETRTRVVYYTDANGNTQSRTETYTERVVTFVDHDEFSFGSWVDVSKREMPALSTVSLTRVRIDPYVLFGDQETADDYERQAAAMIERNRHRDAFTDFSASREIPGLKKRISAYVDLRVKPWWIRPLFFWLATLLQMTWPYRWLFRAKTSKKYYALKKKLYKSTTPPREVDIMDPIAMLAGSASSNDSSVPNQISYPMTEIVNPGIGNPAFQNGCAPYPPGNPTLGPGFSAAPQPSAPPATYVTGTLHLSPNAPNAAGPPVYSSYPTGGAAYPTQPPGPVYPPYSIVPQPDEPPPSYDAAVGYTPDIPQASNEKNSPGT; the protein is encoded by the coding sequence ATGGCACGGCTATATCTTCTATTGTGGATATTGTTTAGCGTGTTGATCGCATTCTCCAGTTGCAGAACACCGTGCTCAaggattttctttcaaaacatcaaTGAAGAAACCATGCCTTACAAAATTATTGAAGGTGTGTTTACAAAGGAGAATATCAACCACAAAAACTTCCCTGTGTATCGGCGTGAAAACGACAATCTACTGTTTTACTATTATATTTCCAACGAAGGCAAAAAATACTTGGCCTTTGGACTTAATCTAAAAGACTACTTTGGCGTCGCTGCTGCTGTTTATAGCGCCGTTGATCCGGTGTCTTGGCTGAGCTCCGGGAGTTTGGATAGAAGTGATGTCTTTGGAGGATTGATATACAAGTGGATGTTTTTCAACACGCGTGACAAAACCAATTACTATGTTACAGTTAGTAGTTCGTCACCTATGATTAAAGCTGTATGCGTGGATGAAGATTTCAGAGAATGTAACTCGGATAGACTCTACTTGAATGACAATTTCACCGATGGAAGGGGGAATGTTGTGAACGATCTCACTCGAGATTATTTCTTTCGCAAGCAAGGTGTCTTCCGTAACCTTCGCCCTCTGTATCAGCATAGTAGACAAACGTGGTACCTTCAATACACTGCAGACGGCTTCTGGGTGGTAACAGAAAGGTACTCACCAAGCAATTCAAATGATAACGTTTTAATGAAGACTAAAGATTTTGCCCTGCGACCAGAGTACATCAGCAAGACTTGGTCGGTCCATTACAATGGATGGCGTTATATGCCTAAACTTAGAGTCTTGTGTAGAGGAGTAAATTCCATGTCAAATACTTGTCTATCAAAGCCATGTGATAGCAAATCTACATGCATCTACACTTCCGGTAACGAAACACTTTGTCTCTGTCCTTCCGGTTACACCGGTGTGACATGCTCTAGCAACAAACAGTGCCCCACTCCCTACCCCTTATCTGGCACAGAACTGAACTTCGCATATCCAGGAAAAAGGCCTGGCGATCTCGGCTTTTCCTTCTGCAGTGGATCGTATCCTTCTGTAAGGTTTGCCGTGTGTGTGGAAAGCAAATACAGTGTTAATTCTTACTGGAGCAGACAAGGCAGCGCCTGCCGTATAGGGAATACTGGAAGCACTTCTTCCCCCTGGACACCCTGGAATCCACCAACAACCGAGAGGTCCTGGACACCCTGGAAACCTCCCACGCCTGGAGCTCGTCATATTAACTTTGATGACAACCCTGTAATCGTTCCCGTGGTACTTACTTCAGCCGCGCTTCTGGAATTGCTCCTGCCATTTATCATCTACTGTTGCGCTATGTGCAAGAAAAAGGGTAAAGAAGACAGAGAAGAACAAGAAGATCAGAGGAGGTTACAGGAAGTCGGCGGGGAATTAGAAAGGAGACTTGAGCAAGTTGCTAGGGCCGGAAGCCAAGAGGAACTCGACCGAGGTGTTCAAGATTACCAACAAACCGTACAGGAATACCAACTTGAGAACGAAGACAAAGAACTGAGCCGCAAACGAGGCTTGTACAGAAATGCAAGTTTATGGCGAATCATTTCCATGcacttgtttttttccttttacctATGGATCGTGTATCTGGTGGGTTGTGAAATTTCCCAATGTACTCAATACGGACGTATTTTCGTCTACTTAAAAACCTTTGCAATTGTAATGCTGTGCATCTCGTCTGTGTACATTTTCATAGAAAGCATATTCTCCCACGAGCTGGATTACTTGAGAAACATCATGCAGGACGAGACCGCTTGGGGCTACATACAAAAAATGCATCAAGTCGCACCAAGGATTGGCATGGTCGTGGAGTGCTATCATTTTGAGACGCGCACGCGTGTCGTGTATTACACGGACGCAAATGGCAACACGCAGTCCCGCACAGAAACTTATACCGAGAGGGTTGTGACATTCGTAGACCACGATGAATTCTCGTTCGGCTCGTGGGTTGATGTTTCCAAAAGAGAAATGCCAGCACTGAGTACAGTGTCTCTTACTCGAGTAAGAATTGATCCGTATGTCTTGTTCGGTGATCAGGAGACAGCAGATGATTACGAGAGACAAGCAGCAGCCATGATAGAAAGAAATCGTCACCGAGATGCTTTTACGGATTTCTCAGCAAGTAGAGAAATTCCTGGGCTGAAGAAGAGGATCTCTGCTTATGTGGATTTGAGGGTGAAGCCTTGGTGGATTCGACCTCTGTTTTTTTGGCTGGCCACGCTGTTGCAGATGACTTGGCCTTATCGCTGGCTGTTCAGAGCAAAAACCAGTAAAAAATACTATGCTCTAAAGAAGAAATTGTATAAGAGTACAACGCCCCCAAGAGAAGTAGACATTATGGATCCAATAGCAATGTTGGCGGGTAGTGCATCGTCCAATGACTCCAGCGTCCCGAACCAAATATCTTATCCCATGACGGAGATCGTCAATCCAGGCATAGGTAACCCCGCCTTCCAAAACGGCTGCGCACCTTATCCACCTGGCAATCCAACTTTGGGACCTGGCTTCTCGGCCGCACCCCAACCAAGTGCACCCCCTGCAACATACGTCACAGGCACCCTACATCTATCTCCAAATGCACCGAATGCTGCCGGACCTCCTGTGTATAGTTCTTATCCCACCGGTGGAGCTGCGTATCCTACCCAGCCACCCGGACCTGTCTACCCTCCGTATTCTATCGTACCGCAGCCAGACGAGCCCCCGCCCTCTTACGATGCTGCTGTAGGATACACTCCTGACATTCCCCAAGCAAGTAACGAGAAAAACTCCCCTGGGACTTGA
- the LOC140941739 gene encoding uncharacterized protein has product MMQMIARLLLLLLILCSVLVAFSNCRTLCSRIFFQNINEETMPYKVIEGVYTKENYSHNNFPVYRRENGDLLFYYNTSTEVQKSLIFGHNLSDYFGVAADVYSTVDPVSWLTSRSLDRSDVFGGLISYWQFWNMRDKRNGYVTVSSSSPMIKAVCVDEDFRECNSDRLYLNDNFTDGRGNVVNDLTRDYFFRKQGVFRNLRPVYQHSRQTWYLQYTADGFWVVTERYSPSNSNDNVLMKTKDFALRPEYISKTWSVHYNGWRYMPKLRVLCRGVNSMSNTCLSKPCNSKATCIYTSGNETLCLCPSGYTGVTCSSNKQCPTPYLLSGTELNFAYPGRRPGDLGFSFCSGPYPSVRFSLCVDMKYSANPYWSKQGKACRRGNTDSDSFPWKPWYAPTLEVWTPWNRQTSERSWRPWYPSTPEVWTPWYSETTERPWPPWYPRTRARSVNFDDNSTGVIVPVVLTSAALLELFLPLIIYCCAVCKKKSKERREELEDRRTLMEVSGELERRLEQIARAESQEELDRGVQDYQQTVQEYQCENEGKELSRKRGLYRNASLWRIISMHLFFSFYLWIVYLVGCEISQCTQYGRIFVYLKIFGFVMLCISSVYIFIESIFSHELDYLRNIMQDETAWGYIQNMQQVAPRIFMVVECYHFETRTRVVNYTDANGNTQSRTETYTVRVVTFVDHDEFSFGSWVDISKREMPALSTVSLTRVRIDPYVLFGDQETADDFERQAAVMIERNRHRDAFTDFSSSGEIPGLKKRFSAYVDFRVKPWWIRPLFFWLATLLQMSWPYRWLFRARTSKCYYALRKKLYKSTTPPREVDTMDPIAMLAGGAWSSDSSDPNHMSNCMTEIVNPGIGNPAFQNGCAPYPPGNPTLGPGFSVAPRPTSPATYDAGTPHPSPNAPNILGPPVYSSYPTGKTAYPTQSPGPVYPPYSLVPQPDAPPTSYDFSYDRIHS; this is encoded by the coding sequence ATGATGCAGATGATTGCACGGCTACTTCTTTTACTGTTGATTTTGTGCAGCGTGTTGGTCGCATTCTCCAATTGCAGAACTTTGTGCTCAaggattttctttcaaaatatcaatGAAGAAACCATGCCTTACAAAGTCATTGAAGGTGTATACACCAAGGAGAATTACAGTCACAACAACTTCCCTGTGTATCGGCGAGAAAATGGCGATCTGCTGTTTTACTATAATACATCCACGGAAGTCCAAAaaagtttgatttttggacatAATCTAAGCGACTACTTTGGCGTCGCTGCTGATGTTTATAGCACTGTTGATCCTGTGTCGTGGCTGACTTCAAGGAGTTTGGATAGAAGTGATGTCTTTGGAGGATTAATAAGCTATTGGCAATTTTGGAACATGCGCGATAAAAGGAATGGCTATGTCACAGTTAGTAGTTCGTCACCTATGATTAAAGCTGTATGCGTGGATGAAGATTTCAGAGAATGTAACTCGGACAGACTTTACTTGAATGACAATTTCACCGATGGAAGGGGGAATGTTGTGAACGATCTCACTCGAGATTATTTCTTTCGCAAGCAAGGTGTATTCCGTAACCTTCGCCCTGTGTATCAGCATAGTAGACAAACGTGGTATCTTCAATACACTGCAGACGGCTTCTGGGTGGTAACAGAAAGGTACTCACCAAGCAATTCAAATGATAACGTTTTGATGAAGACTAAAGATTTTGCCCTGCGACCAGAGTACATCAGCAAGACTTGGTCGGTCCATTACAATGGATGGCGTTATATGCCTAAACTGAGAGTCTTGTGTAGAGGAGTAAATTCAATGTCGAATACTTGTCTATCAAAGCCATGTAATAGCAAAGCTACATGCATCTACACTTCCGGTAACGAAACACTTTGTCTCTGTCCTTCCGGTTACACCGGTGTGACATGCTCTAGCAACAAACAGTGCCCCACTCCCTACCTCTTATCTGGCACAGAACTAAACTTTGCATATCCAGGAAGAAGGCCTGGCGATCTCGGTTTTTCCTTCTGCAGTGGACCGTATCCTTCTGTAAGGTTTTCCCTCTGTGTGGATATGAAATACAGCGCTAATCCTTACTGGAGTAAACAAGGGAAAGCCTGCCGTAGAGGGAATACTGACAGCGATTCTTTTCCCTGGAAACCTTGGTATGCACCAACCCTGGAGGTCTGGACACCTTGGAATAGACAAACGAGCGAGAGGTCCTGGAGACCTTGGTATCCATCTACCCCCGAGGTCTGGACACCTTGGTATAGTGAAACCACCGAGAGGCCCTGGCCTCCTTGGTATCCACGAACTCGAGCTCGAAGTGTTAACTTTGATGACAACAGTACTGGTGTAATCGTGCCCGTGGTTCTTACTTCCGCCGCACTTCTAGAATTGTTCCTGCCACTTATTATCTACTGCTGCGCtgtctgcaagaaaaaaagtaaGGAAAGAAGAGAAGAACTCGAAGATCGTAGGACGTTAATGGAAGTTAGCGGAGAATTAGAAAGGAGACTGGAACAAATTGCTAGGGCCGAAAGCCAAGAGGAACTCGATCGTGGTGTTCAGGATTACCAGCAAACCGTCCAGGAATATCAATGTGAGAACGAAGGCAAAGAACTGAGCCGCAAACGAGGCTTGTACAGGAATGCAAGTTTATGGCGAATCATTTCCATGcacttgtttttttccttttacctATGGATCGTGTATCTGGTCGGTTGTGAAATTTCCCAGTGTACTCAATATGGACGTATTTTCGTCTACTTAAAAATCTTTGGGTTTGTTATGCTGTGCATCTCGTCGGTGTACATTTTCATAGAAAGCATCTTCTCCCACGAGCTGGATTACTTAAGAAACATCATGCAGGACGAGACCGCATGGGGCTACATACAAAATATGCAGCAAGTCGCACCCAGAATTTTCATGGTCGTGGAGTGCTATCATTTTGAAACGCGTACCCGTGTCGTGAACTACACAGACGCGAATGGAAACACGCAGTCCCGCACAGAAACTTATACCGTGAGGGTTGTGACATTCGTAGACCACGATGAATTCTCGTTCGGCTCGTGGGTTGACATTTCCAAAAGAGAAATGCCAGCACTGAGTACAGTGTCTCTTACTCGAGTAAGAATTGATCCGTATGTCTTGTTTGGTGATCAGGAGACAGCGGATGATTTCGAGAGACAAGCAGCAGTCATGATAGAAAGGAATCGTCACCGAGATGCCTTTACGGATTTTTCATCGAGTGGGGAAATTCCTGGGCTAAAGAAGAGGTTTTCTGCTTATGTGGATTTTAGGGTGAAGCCTTGGTGGATTCGACCACTGTTCTTTTGGCTGGCCACGCTGTTGCAGATGAGTTGGCCTTATCGCTGGCTGTTCAGAGCCAGGACCAGTAAATGTTACTATGCTCTAAGGAAGAAATTGTACAAGAGTACCACACCCCCACGAGAAGTAGACACTATGGATCCAATAGCAATGCTGGCGGGTGGTGCATGGTCCAGTGACTCCAGCGACCCGAACCATATGTCTAATTGCATGACGGAGATCGTCAATCCAGGCATAGGTAACCCCGCCTTCCAAAACGGCTGCGCACCTTATCCACCTGGCAATCCAACTTTGGGACCTGGCTTCTCGGTCGCACCCCGACCAACATCCCCTGCAACATACGACGCAGGTACTCCACACCCATCGCCAAATGCACCGAATATTCTCGGACCTCCTGTGTATAGTTCCTATCCCACCGGTAAAACTGCGTATCCTACCCAGTCACCCGGACCTGTCTACCCTCCTTATTCTTTGGTACCGCAGCCAGACGCACCCCCGACATCATACGATTTTTCGTATGATAGGATACACTCCTGA